The Ensifer canadensis genomic sequence TCGCCGGCGACGATGCGGTTGGCACGAAAAGTCGCAAAGGGCGCCAGCAAGGCGCCGTAGGCGGTAAGCACGGCAATGATCACGCCAAGCTTGTCCACGCGGAGCTGCATCAGATCCCTTTTTCTCGCCCGGCTTCCGCTCGACGGACCTTGGTCGTTCTACGCCTAGAAAACAAAACGCTGGTCGGATGCGTGCATCCGACCAGCGTCGCGCATTTGCGTCAACCTATTTCAGAAAGCCGTTCTTCTTCAGGAAGTCTTCGGCAACCGTCTTGGCCGGTTCACCACCGACTTGGACGCGGCCATTCAACTCCTGCAGTGTCACCAGATCGAGTTTCTCGAAGACCGGCTTCAGCAGGGACTCGATCTGAGGATTTTCCTTCAGCACTGCCTCGCGAATGATCGGAGCCGGCTGGTAGATCGGCTGGACTGCCTTGTCGTCTTCCAACACCACGAGGCCGGAGGGGGCGATGCCGCCATCGGTGCCGTAGACCATCGCGGCATTGGCACCATTCGTCTGGTTAGCAGCCGCAGCGATTGTCGCTGCCGTATCGCCACCCGAAAGCGTGATCAGCTGCTCCGGCTTCAACGTGAAGGCGTAGGTCGTCTGGAATGCGGGAAGCGCTGCTGCCGAGTTGACGAATTCGGACGATGCGGCGAGCACGATGTTTCCGCCGCCGGCAACATACTTGCCGAAATCGGACAACGTCGCCAGCTTGTTGGCTTCAGCGACGTCCTTGCGCAGCCCGATTGCCCAGGTGTTGTTGGCCGGCGATGGCGTCAGCCAGACAATCTTGTTGGCGTCGTAGTCGAGCTTCTTGGCGGACTCGTAGGCCTTCGCCGCGTCCTTCCAGACCGGGTCATCGGCCTTCTCGAAGAAGAAGGCGGCATTGCCGGTGTACTCCGGGTAGATGTCGATCTCGCCGGCGGTGATCGCCTTGCGCACCACCGGTGTAGCACCGAGCTGTACGCGGTCTACAGTTTTGATATTATTGGCATTCAACACAGCAAGGATGATGTTGCCGAGCACACCGCCTTCTGTATCGATCTTGGAGGACACCACGACGTCGGCGTTGGCGGCGGCTGCAGTGAGTGTCAAGGCAAAGGCTGTCCCGATAAGCAGTTTGGTCAGGCGCATGGAGATCTCCCTCGAAATTCAGTCCCGCAGTTTGATCACGGAATATTCGCGTCGTCCGGGCAAGCCATTCCATATATGTCAGTCTTCGACGAAAAATAGAGCTGCACGCAGGAAGTGCGGCGCGCGAAAAATTCCAACATCAAGTAACGCGATCGAAAGCATCAACTACCGCATGGGGCAGCGTAGGATTGGACGTTGCAATCAACAGCGTTGTCGGTCACTCTGATTGAGGCCCGCCGGAAACATCCGCTTTCACTCTTGGTTGCGATGCCGCTCGATCCGAACCGCTTGGGGGCTGGCGGCGCGGGTTCGCCCGGCGAACGTTCGGGGAATTGATGTCAATCTATCTTCTCGCGCTTCTCATCGGCGTGGTCGCCGGCCTTCGCGTCATGACTGCACCTGCCGCCGTCAGCATTGGTGCGGCCGCCGGCTGGTTGCCGCTTTCCGGCACCTGGGCAGCCTTCATGGGCTTCCGCTTTACGCCTTACATTTTCGGGCTCCTCGCGCTCGTTGAATTCGTCACCGACCAGTTGCCGAGCACACCGAGCCGCAAGGTGCCGCAACAGTTCGGCGCACGCATCGTCAGCGGCGGATTCTGCGGTGCGGTGCTGGGCACTGCCGGCGGTTCGTTGGTCGGCGGCCTGATTGCCGGCGTCATCGGCGCCGTGATCGGCACGCTTGGTGGCTATGAGGCGCGCAAACGCCTGGTCGCAGCCACCGGCGGTAAGGACCTGCCGATTGCCCTGCTGGAAGACGTCGTTGCAGTGCTGCTCGCGCTCTGGGTGGTGTCCTCGGTCCTATGACAAAACATTTCGACGCCATCATCATCGGCGCAGGCCAGGCGGGACCATCATTGGCCGGTCGTCTGGCCGCGGCCGGCAAGGCCGTGGCGCTTATCGAGCGCAAGCTCTTCGGCGGCACCTGCGTCAACACCGGCTGCATGCCGACCAAGGCGATGGTCGCCAGCGCCTACGCCGTGCACATGGCGCGTCGCGGTGCCGATTTCGGCGTGACAACCGGCCCGGTTTCGGTCGATTTCAAGCGCGTCATGGCGCGCAAGGACAAGGTGAGGACCGACGCCCGCACGGGCGTTGAAAACTGGCTCAAGGGGATGGAAAACTGCACCGTCATCGAAGGTCATG encodes the following:
- the osmF gene encoding glycine betaine ABC transporter substrate-binding protein OsmF; this encodes MRLTKLLIGTAFALTLTAAAANADVVVSSKIDTEGGVLGNIILAVLNANNIKTVDRVQLGATPVVRKAITAGEIDIYPEYTGNAAFFFEKADDPVWKDAAKAYESAKKLDYDANKIVWLTPSPANNTWAIGLRKDVAEANKLATLSDFGKYVAGGGNIVLAASSEFVNSAAALPAFQTTYAFTLKPEQLITLSGGDTAATIAAAANQTNGANAAMVYGTDGGIAPSGLVVLEDDKAVQPIYQPAPIIREAVLKENPQIESLLKPVFEKLDLVTLQELNGRVQVGGEPAKTVAEDFLKKNGFLK
- a CDS encoding membrane protein encodes the protein MSIYLLALLIGVVAGLRVMTAPAAVSIGAAAGWLPLSGTWAAFMGFRFTPYIFGLLALVEFVTDQLPSTPSRKVPQQFGARIVSGGFCGAVLGTAGGSLVGGLIAGVIGAVIGTLGGYEARKRLVAATGGKDLPIALLEDVVAVLLALWVVSSVL